GCAGGCTTCTATAGGATTTTCGGCATCACCCGGCGGCACATGGGTATTGGCTTTGTTAATGTCCACATGTTCGAACAGCTGCTGGTTCATAAAATAGCGATAACTCTGGGGATGAGTGCCCTCTAGGCCAAGATATTCATCCAGATTAAAGCTGGTCACCTCTTTGAATGAAATCAGCTGCTCTTTATTAGCTCGAATCAAGCTCTGATATAGAGACACAGGTGTAGAGCCCGTCGCTAAGCCTAAAACTGAGTCAGGCTTCTTACCTAATTGTTTGATAAAGATATTGGCGCCATATTCGGCAACTTCAGCACTATTTTTTAAAATGACTATTTGCATTATGTTCGACTCACTTTGACTTAGAGCTAAGCTCAAGGGTATTAAATATTTGGTTTATAACCAGTTAAATAAACATTAACTATAGAACCCGCCCCTAAGCCAACTTCTTGCTCAAGATAACCACTGGTCTTATATGCTCTTACCTGGGTAATTTTAACATTACTATAACCCGCGATGACAGCGCTGTCATCAACTCTTGTAATATGTCTCTTATCCATATTATTTATTAGCCCAGTCATTATCTGAGCTTAACTGTTGTGATGCTAATTTAAGGGTATAATGACGCATCTCTTTGACCCATTTATGACACACAGCGATGCATGATAACTCTTCTCAACTTGACTCCTATCCAGCCAATAACTCAGGTCCAAGTGTGCCCCATCAAGACTATAAGATATTCAAGCCACACGGATTTCTCAGTCAGTTTGTCCCTGAAACCAAAAAGAATAAGAAGTTACTCGGTGAACTGGCTCAGTTTCCGGTAGGCATCATGGCGATCGGCCGTTTAGATCATGACTCCGAAGGTCTGTTATTACTGACAACCGATGGCATGGTCAGTCACCGAGTACGAAGTAAAAAAGTCGAGAAGGAATACTATGTTCAGGTCGATGGAATTATCGATGACGAAGCGATAATCCGCCTTCAACAAGGGGTTGAGATAGGCATCAAGGGAGAGAAGTACCTCACCTTACCTTGCAAGGTCGTTAAGCTCGATGGAGAACCTAATCTTCCTGATAATGGACGTAGAGTGAGAGACCCAAGACATGGCCCCCTCAGCTGGGTCTCTATCACCATTAGCGAAGGCAAGAACCGCCAAATCCGTAAGATGACAGCTGCCGCAGGATTCCCCACCATGAGGCTAGTCCGAGTACGCATCGGCAATATACACTTATCAGACATGCAGCCAGGTGAGGTCTTCGAGCTTACTCAAATAGTAAGTGTTTTATAGCTATAATCTGAGCTAATACGTCCGGATAATCTAGCTAGAATCAGAGTTCCCAGACATGGAGCCATTCAATGAAGTTGGCTCTCTATCACTATTAGCTAAGGCAAGCAGCTAAGCCAAAATCCAAATCCGTAGCTAAGAGTTGACCAGAAAGTCGCTTAACAGGCGATCGGCTCCAACTTTTACCATGAGAAGCACTAGGGCGCCCCTTATAGAAGCAGCGCCCTAGTGTATCTGTTTACTGACGAATAGCGCCTTAACCTGAATACCAAGCTGGGACACTTGCTTGTGACCCAAGCTAAACGACAAACGAGTTAAATAGCGTCAATAGTTTTAGCCATAATCGATATAAACACTCACTCGAGATTAAAACTTATATTTCACATTCGCCGTTATGGTTCTGCGCTGACCATAGAAGCAGTCGCCACGGACCAGACAGCTAGTGATTACCGTTTTATCTTCAAGATTATCGACATTTAAACTCAGGTCGAAATCATTAAATTCATAACCTATCATCAAGTCAACTATATGGTACGACTCGGTATTTAATGCCTTATGCACTTGATAGCCATGAACAAACACATCGGCACTACCA
This portion of the Shewanella violacea DSS12 genome encodes:
- a CDS encoding pseudouridine synthase, encoding MHDNSSQLDSYPANNSGPSVPHQDYKIFKPHGFLSQFVPETKKNKKLLGELAQFPVGIMAIGRLDHDSEGLLLLTTDGMVSHRVRSKKVEKEYYVQVDGIIDDEAIIRLQQGVEIGIKGEKYLTLPCKVVKLDGEPNLPDNGRRVRDPRHGPLSWVSITISEGKNRQIRKMTAAAGFPTMRLVRVRIGNIHLSDMQPGEVFELTQIVSVL